The Streptococcus sp. VT 162 genome has a window encoding:
- a CDS encoding 6-phosphofructokinase (catalyzes the formation of D-fructose 1,6-bisphosphate from D-fructose 6-phosphate in glycolysis), with protein sequence MKRIAVLTSGGDAPGMNAAIRAVVRQAISEGMEVFGIYDGYAGMVAGEIYPLDAASVGDIISRGGTFLHSARYPEFAQLEGQLKGIEQLKKHGIEGVVVIGGDGSYHGAMRLTEHGFPAIGLPGTIDNDIVGTDFTIGFDTAVTTAMDAIDKIRDTSSSHRRTFVVEVMGRNAGDIALWAGIATGADEIIIPEEGFKMEDIVASIKAGYEHGKKHNIIVLAEGVMSAAEFGQKLKEAGDTSDLRVTELGHIQRGGSPTARDRVLASRMGAHAVKLLKQGIGGVAVGIRNEKMVENPILGTAEEGALFSLTAEGKIIVNNPHKADLELSALNKSLS encoded by the coding sequence ATGAAACGTATTGCTGTTTTGACCAGTGGTGGAGACGCCCCTGGTATGAATGCTGCCATCCGTGCGGTAGTTCGCCAAGCAATCTCAGAAGGAATGGAAGTTTTTGGTATCTATGATGGATACGCAGGTATGGTTGCCGGTGAAATTTATCCGCTTGATGCTGCTTCAGTAGGAGACATCATTTCTCGTGGTGGTACTTTCCTTCATTCTGCTCGTTACCCTGAGTTTGCACAACTTGAAGGCCAACTTAAAGGGATTGAGCAATTGAAAAAACACGGTATCGAAGGAGTCGTAGTTATCGGTGGTGATGGTTCTTATCATGGAGCTATGCGCTTGACTGAGCATGGATTCCCTGCTATTGGACTTCCAGGTACAATCGATAACGATATCGTAGGTACTGACTTTACAATCGGATTTGATACTGCAGTTACGACTGCAATGGATGCGATTGATAAGATTCGTGATACATCATCAAGTCACCGTCGTACTTTCGTTGTTGAAGTAATGGGACGTAACGCTGGTGATATCGCTCTTTGGGCTGGTATCGCAACTGGTGCTGATGAAATTATCATCCCTGAAGAAGGCTTCAAGATGGAAGATATCGTAGCTAGTATCAAAGCTGGTTATGAGCACGGTAAAAAACACAACATTATCGTTTTGGCAGAAGGTGTTATGTCAGCAGCTGAATTTGGTCAAAAACTAAAAGAAGCAGGAGACACTAGTGACCTTCGTGTAACAGAACTTGGTCACATCCAACGTGGTGGATCACCAACTGCGCGTGACCGTGTATTGGCATCACGCATGGGGGCACACGCTGTTAAACTCCTTAAACAAGGAATCGGTGGTGTCGCTGTTGGTATCCGTAACGAAAAAATGGTTGAAAATCCAATTCTTGGTACAGCAGAAGAAGGAGCTTTGTTTAGCTTAACTGCAGAAGGTAAGATTATTGTTAACAACCCTCATAAAGCTGATCTTGAACTTTCTGCTTTGAACAAGAGCTTGTCCTAA
- the dnaE gene encoding DNA polymerase III DnaE (Catalyzes DNA-template-directed extension of the 3'-end of a DNA strand by one nucleotide at a time. Proposed to be responsible for the synthesis of the lagging strand. In the low GC gram positive bacteria this enzyme is less processive and more error prone than its counterpart in other bacteria.) has protein sequence MIAQLDTKTVYSFMESVVSIEKYVQMAKEYGYSHLAIMDVDNLYGAYHFLEVTRKYGIQPLIGLEMTLIKDKENISLRFLALSTKGYQELMKLSTLKMTGRKNWSDFTSHLEDVAIVVPYFNGVEQLDLGVDYFIGVSPDTPQKVFTSPILPLYQVNSFEKEDIQVLQILSAVKDNVSLREVDLHSQQGIFLPASDLEARFKNRFPQALANLQGLIENVSYQIDPSLKLPRFNPERPAVEELRERAEQGLSDKGLTSAIYHERLNEELAVIHDMGFDDYFLVVWDLLRFGRSQGYYMGMGRGSAVGSLVAYSLDITGIDPVEKNLIFERFLNRERYTMPDIDIDIPDLYRPEFIRYVRDRYGSQHVAQIVTYSTFGAKQAIRDVFKRYGVPEYELTNITKKISFRDTLTTAYEKNLQFRQIINSKLEYQKAFEIARKIEGYPRQTSIHAAGVVMSDQDLTDYIPLKYGEDMLITQYDAHGVEANGLLKMDFLGLRNLTFVQKMQELLAESEGIHLRIEDIDLEDKETLALFAAGNTKGIFQFEQPGAIRLLKRVQPQVFEEVVATTSLNRPGASDYIDNFVARKHGKEKVTVLDPALEDILSSTYGIMLYQEQVMQVAQRFGGFSLGKADILRRAMGKKNAKEMHLMKEDFITGAMKLGHTEEKANQVFAVMEKFAGYGFNRSHAYAYSALAFQLAYFKTHYPAIFFQVMLNYSSSDYIVDALQMGFEVAPLAINSIPYHDKIAQKKIYLGLKAIKGMPRDLSYWIIENRPFSSIEDFVTRLPKNYKKLSLLTPLVELGLFDEFDKNRQKILVNLPNLFVFVEELGGLFADASYSWTEADDFTEAEKFYKEQELVGVGISAHPLQTLAKQALYPTTPIANLTEGTQATLLVEVQKIKVIRTKKGESMAFLQVHDSKSRMDVTVFSDQYRKYASILSEGKFYYINGKVQSRDGRLQMIAQDLKEAVAERFWIQVKNHEYDKEISNILEQYKGPIPVIIRYEEEQKTVVSTQHFVRKDFALEEKLEGIAMKTIYR, from the coding sequence ATGATTGCACAGCTCGACACCAAGACTGTTTATAGTTTTATGGAAAGTGTGGTTTCGATTGAAAAATATGTACAAATGGCTAAAGAATACGGCTATTCTCACCTTGCTATCATGGATGTGGATAATCTCTATGGGGCTTATCATTTTTTAGAGGTGACTCGAAAATATGGAATCCAACCTTTAATTGGTCTTGAAATGACCTTGATCAAAGATAAGGAGAATATTTCTCTTCGTTTTCTAGCCCTATCCACTAAAGGCTATCAAGAGTTGATGAAGTTATCCACTTTAAAAATGACTGGACGGAAAAATTGGTCTGACTTCACCTCCCACCTCGAAGATGTGGCCATTGTTGTTCCCTATTTTAATGGGGTCGAACAGTTGGATTTGGGGGTTGATTATTTTATCGGTGTTAGTCCAGATACTCCTCAAAAAGTCTTTACTAGCCCCATTCTTCCACTCTATCAGGTCAACTCTTTTGAAAAAGAAGATATTCAAGTTTTACAAATCTTGTCAGCAGTCAAGGACAATGTCAGTCTGAGAGAAGTGGATCTGCATTCACAACAAGGGATTTTTTTACCTGCCTCAGACTTGGAAGCACGGTTTAAAAATCGCTTCCCTCAGGCGCTTGCCAATCTCCAAGGTCTGATAGAGAATGTAAGCTATCAAATCGACCCAAGTTTAAAACTCCCTCGCTTTAATCCTGAAAGACCAGCGGTCGAAGAACTTAGAGAGAGAGCTGAGCAAGGCTTGAGTGACAAGGGGCTAACCTCAGCTATCTATCATGAGCGACTGAATGAGGAATTAGCTGTGATTCATGATATGGGCTTTGACGATTATTTCCTTGTAGTTTGGGATTTGCTCCGTTTTGGACGTTCCCAAGGATATTATATGGGAATGGGGCGTGGTTCTGCGGTTGGTAGTCTGGTGGCTTACTCACTGGATATTACAGGAATTGATCCGGTTGAAAAGAACTTGATTTTCGAACGCTTTTTAAATCGTGAGCGCTACACCATGCCTGATATCGATATCGACATCCCTGACCTCTATAGACCAGAGTTCATTCGCTATGTTCGTGATCGTTATGGCAGCCAACACGTGGCACAGATTGTCACTTATTCGACCTTTGGAGCAAAACAGGCAATTCGTGATGTTTTCAAACGCTATGGTGTTCCAGAGTACGAATTAACCAATATTACGAAAAAAATCAGTTTTCGAGACACGCTAACGACAGCCTATGAAAAGAATCTACAGTTTAGGCAGATCATCAATAGCAAATTGGAATATCAAAAAGCTTTTGAGATTGCTCGAAAGATTGAAGGGTATCCTCGTCAGACCTCTATCCATGCAGCTGGGGTCGTTATGAGTGACCAAGACCTGACGGACTATATCCCGCTCAAATACGGTGAGGATATGCTGATCACCCAGTATGATGCTCATGGTGTTGAAGCTAATGGCCTTTTAAAAATGGATTTCCTAGGTCTGCGTAACCTAACTTTTGTCCAAAAAATGCAGGAATTATTGGCTGAGTCAGAAGGTATTCATCTGAGAATAGAGGATATTGATCTGGAAGACAAAGAAACTCTGGCCCTCTTTGCTGCTGGAAATACCAAGGGGATTTTCCAATTTGAACAACCTGGCGCCATTCGGCTCTTGAAACGAGTTCAGCCGCAAGTCTTTGAAGAGGTAGTAGCAACGACATCCCTCAATAGACCGGGGGCAAGTGATTATATTGATAATTTTGTCGCTCGTAAGCATGGTAAAGAAAAGGTGACGGTGTTAGACCCTGCCTTAGAAGACATCCTTTCATCAACCTACGGTATTATGCTCTATCAAGAGCAGGTCATGCAGGTAGCTCAACGCTTTGGAGGTTTCAGTCTTGGTAAAGCCGATATTCTCAGACGAGCCATGGGTAAGAAAAATGCTAAAGAGATGCATTTGATGAAGGAAGATTTTATCACAGGAGCTATGAAATTGGGGCATACAGAAGAAAAGGCCAACCAAGTTTTTGCAGTGATGGAAAAGTTTGCAGGCTATGGATTTAACCGATCCCACGCTTATGCCTACTCAGCACTGGCATTCCAACTAGCTTATTTCAAGACACACTACCCTGCTATTTTCTTCCAAGTTATGTTGAACTATTCTAGCAGTGATTACATTGTAGATGCATTGCAGATGGGCTTTGAAGTAGCTCCTTTAGCAATAAACAGCATTCCCTATCATGATAAGATTGCTCAGAAGAAAATCTATCTTGGTCTAAAAGCCATTAAGGGAATGCCGAGAGATTTGTCTTACTGGATTATTGAAAATCGTCCTTTCTCAAGCATTGAAGATTTTGTCACACGTCTTCCCAAGAATTACAAGAAACTGTCGCTTTTGACGCCTTTGGTTGAACTGGGGCTTTTTGATGAATTTGACAAGAACCGTCAGAAAATCTTAGTCAACCTACCAAACTTATTTGTTTTTGTTGAGGAGTTGGGTGGTCTCTTTGCAGATGCAAGCTATAGCTGGACTGAGGCGGATGATTTTACGGAAGCAGAGAAATTTTACAAGGAGCAGGAACTAGTCGGGGTAGGTATCAGTGCCCATCCTCTCCAAACTCTTGCCAAACAAGCCCTATATCCGACGACGCCAATCGCTAATCTAACCGAGGGAACTCAAGCCACTCTCTTAGTTGAAGTGCAAAAGATTAAAGTGATTCGAACCAAGAAAGGCGAGAGTATGGCTTTTCTACAGGTTCATGATAGTAAGTCTCGGATGGATGTAACTGTATTTTCAGACCAATATAGAAAATATGCTTCCATTTTATCCGAAGGGAAATTCTACTACATCAATGGCAAAGTTCAATCTCGAGATGGTCGTCTGCAAATGATTGCACAAGATTTGAAAGAAGCAGTGGCAGAACGATTCTGGATTCAAGTTAAAAATCATGAATACGATAAAGAGATTTCAAATATCCTAGAACAATACAAAGGCCCAATACCTGTCATTATCAGGTATGAAGAGGAACAAAAAACAGTTGTTTCTACTCAACATTTTGTAAGAAAAGATTTTGCTCTAGAGGAAAAATTAGAGGGAATTGCTATGAAAACGATTTATCGCTAA
- a CDS encoding x-prolyl-dipeptidyl aminopeptidase (catalyzes the removal of N-terminal dipeptides when proline is the penultimate residue): MRFNQFSYQPTTSSQRFEELEGLGLKLSPQLSLKRQFEDFIRWSFFTYSNTDYALSTLAADKETDLVTFFQSDRELTAEIFYTVVFQLLGFSYLVDFEDAEQFRKETGFPIVYGDLIENLYQLLNTRTKKGNTLIDQLVSDGLISEDNHYHYFNGKSLATFSSHDVIREVVYVESRVDTDKDDLPDLVKVSIIRPRYDGQIPSVMTASPYHQGTNDKASDKALYKMEGELEVKTPHTIELEEPKLNLVEPHGQAEVVSEAEEKLSHINSSYTLNDYFLPRGFANLYVSGVGTKDSQGLMTNGDYQQIEAYKNVIDWLNGRCRAFTDHTRKRQVKADWSNGKVATTGISYLGTMSNGLATTGVDGLEVIIAEAGISSWYNYYRENGLVTSPGGYPGEDFDSLAELTYSRNLQAGDYIRGNEAHQADLEKVKEKLDRKTGDYNQFWHDRNYLLNAHKVQAEVVFTHGSQDWNVKPLHVYQMFHALPSHINKHLFFHHGAHVYMNNWQSIDFRESMNALLSKKLLGLDSGYQLPTVIWQDNTESKRWQGLDNFGKQDELHTFSLGNEEKVIQNQYDQKDFDRYGKTYQTFNTELYQGKANQITIDLPVSQDIHLNGRVELKLRVKSSTNKGLLSAQLLELGQKKYLQPYPAVLSARTIDNGRYHMLENLCELPFNPSAQRVITKGYLNLQNRTNLLTIEEIQPNEWMDFKLELQPTIYKLKEGDTLRLVLYTTDFEITIRDNTDYQLTVDLAQSSLILPCQKV; the protein is encoded by the coding sequence ATGCGTTTTAATCAATTCAGCTACCAACCAACCACTAGTTCTCAACGATTTGAGGAATTAGAAGGTCTTGGTCTAAAGCTGTCACCCCAACTGTCCTTAAAAAGACAGTTTGAAGACTTCATTCGTTGGAGTTTTTTCACTTATTCTAACACGGATTATGCCTTGTCGACTTTGGCTGCGGATAAAGAAACAGATTTAGTAACTTTTTTCCAGTCAGACCGTGAGTTAACTGCGGAGATTTTCTACACAGTAGTTTTTCAACTTTTAGGATTTAGCTATCTTGTTGACTTTGAGGATGCCGAACAGTTTCGTAAAGAAACTGGTTTTCCTATTGTTTATGGAGATCTCATTGAAAATCTTTATCAGTTACTCAATACGCGAACGAAAAAAGGAAATACGCTCATCGATCAGCTTGTTAGTGATGGACTCATTTCAGAAGACAATCACTACCACTACTTTAACGGTAAGAGCTTGGCAACCTTTTCTAGTCACGATGTCATTCGTGAAGTTGTTTATGTAGAGAGTCGTGTGGATACTGATAAAGATGATCTGCCTGATTTAGTTAAGGTCAGCATTATTCGTCCGCGTTATGATGGACAGATTCCTTCAGTCATGACTGCCAGCCCTTATCACCAAGGGACCAACGACAAAGCCAGTGACAAGGCTCTCTACAAAATGGAGGGAGAGCTTGAGGTCAAAACGCCCCACACCATTGAACTTGAGGAACCTAAGCTGAATTTAGTTGAACCTCATGGTCAAGCAGAAGTCGTCTCAGAAGCTGAAGAAAAGCTATCTCATATCAATAGCTCATACACACTCAATGACTACTTCCTCCCACGTGGATTTGCCAATCTCTATGTATCAGGTGTTGGAACCAAAGATTCTCAAGGTCTCATGACCAATGGTGACTACCAGCAGATTGAAGCTTATAAAAATGTCATTGATTGGCTCAATGGTCGTTGTCGTGCTTTCACGGATCACACGCGCAAACGCCAAGTCAAAGCTGACTGGTCAAACGGGAAAGTCGCAACAACAGGTATTTCCTATCTAGGTACCATGTCCAATGGTCTCGCCACCACTGGTGTTGATGGCTTAGAAGTCATCATCGCTGAAGCAGGTATTTCCTCTTGGTACAACTACTATCGGGAAAATGGTCTAGTGACCAGCCCAGGGGGCTATCCAGGTGAGGATTTTGACTCACTTGCTGAATTGACCTACTCTCGCAACCTCCAAGCCGGTGACTATATTCGTGGCAATGAAGCTCATCAAGCAGACTTAGAAAAGGTTAAAGAGAAACTCGATCGCAAGACTGGTGACTACAATCAGTTTTGGCATGACCGCAACTATCTGCTCAATGCTCACAAGGTTCAAGCTGAGGTCGTCTTTACGCATGGTTCCCAGGATTGGAACGTCAAACCTCTTCATGTTTACCAGATGTTTCATGCCCTTCCTAGCCATATCAATAAGCACCTCTTTTTCCATCATGGTGCCCATGTTTATATGAACAACTGGCAGTCGATCGACTTCCGCGAGTCCATGAATGCCTTGTTAAGTAAGAAACTGTTAGGACTTGACTCAGGATATCAACTTCCGACTGTCATCTGGCAGGACAATACCGAATCGAAAAGATGGCAAGGTCTTGATAACTTTGGCAAACAGGATGAACTGCATACCTTCTCTCTTGGTAATGAGGAAAAAGTGATTCAAAACCAGTATGATCAAAAAGATTTTGATCGTTATGGAAAGACTTACCAGACCTTCAACACCGAACTTTACCAAGGAAAAGCCAATCAGATTACTATTGACCTTCCAGTAAGTCAAGACATTCACTTAAATGGGCGAGTGGAGCTGAAACTTCGTGTCAAATCGAGTACGAACAAAGGCTTATTATCAGCCCAACTGTTAGAACTTGGACAAAAGAAATATCTGCAGCCTTATCCAGCCGTCTTAAGTGCTAGAACCATTGATAATGGTCGTTACCACATGTTAGAAAATCTCTGTGAACTGCCATTCAACCCAAGTGCCCAACGTGTCATCACCAAAGGCTACCTTAATCTTCAAAATCGAACCAATCTCTTGACGATTGAAGAAATCCAACCAAATGAATGGATGGACTTCAAGCTAGAGCTTCAACCAACTATCTACAAACTTAAAGAAGGAGATACTCTCCGTTTGGTTCTCTATACAACAGACTTTGAGATTACAATTCGAGACAATACAGACTATCAGTTGACTGTTGATTTAGCACAGTCTAGTCTTATCCTACCTTGTCAAAAGGTATAA
- a CDS encoding arginine repressor (regulates arginine biosynthesis when complexed with arginine by binding at site that overlap the promotors of the arginine biosynthesis genes): MNKSEHRHQLIRALVSKNKIHTQAELQALLAENDIQVTQATLSRDIKTMNLSKVREEDNSYYVLNTGSISKWEKRLENYMEDALVMLRPVQHQVILKTLPGLAQSFGSVIDSLAFPDIVATLCGDDVCMIICEDATKAQACFESLKKYAPPFFFSES, encoded by the coding sequence ATGAACAAATCAGAACACAGACACCAACTTATCCGCGCACTCGTTTCAAAAAACAAAATCCATACTCAAGCTGAATTACAAGCCTTGTTAGCGGAAAATGATATCCAAGTTACTCAGGCTACCTTATCACGCGATATCAAAACCATGAACCTTTCAAAAGTGCGTGAAGAAGATAATTCCTACTATGTGCTAAATACAGGATCTATCTCCAAGTGGGAAAAACGTCTTGAAAACTATATGGAAGATGCTCTTGTTATGTTGCGTCCTGTGCAACACCAAGTTATTTTGAAAACTTTACCCGGTTTAGCCCAATCATTTGGATCTGTAATTGATTCCTTGGCCTTTCCAGATATCGTTGCAACCCTTTGTGGAGACGATGTCTGCATGATTATCTGTGAAGATGCTACAAAAGCGCAAGCATGTTTTGAAAGTCTTAAAAAATATGCACCACCATTTTTCTTCAGTGAATCATGA
- a CDS encoding UDP-N-acetylglucosamine 1-carboxyvinyltransferase, with product MGDKPISFRDADGNFVSAADVWNEKKLEELFNRLNPKRALRLARTKKEET from the coding sequence ATGGGAGATAAACCGATATCATTCCGAGATGCAGATGGCAATTTTGTTTCTGCAGCAGATGTGTGGAATGAAAAGAAACTAGAAGAATTGTTTAATCGTCTCAATCCTAAACGTGCTCTTCGATTGGCGCGTACAAAGAAAGAAGAAACATAG
- the obgE gene encoding GTPase CgtA (ObgE; essential GTPase; exhibits high exchange rate for GTP/GDP; associates with 50S ribosomal subunit; involved in regulation of chromosomal replication), with translation MSMFLDTAKIKVKAGNGGDGMVAFRREKYVPNGGPWGGDGGRGGNVVFVVDEGLRTLMDFRYNRHFKADSGEKGMTKGMHGRGAEDLRVRVPQGTTVRDAETGKVITDLIEHGQEFIVAHGGRGGRGNIRFATPKNPAPEISENGEPGQERELQLELKILADVGLVGFPSVGKSTLLSVITSAKPKIGAYHFTTIVPNLGMVRTQSGESFAVADLPGLIEGASQGVGLGTQFLRHIERTRVILHVIDMSASEGRDPYEDYLAINKELESYNLRLMERPQIIVANKMDMPESQENLKTFKEKLAANYDEFEELPAIFPISGLTKQGLATLLDATAELLDKTPEFPIYDESDMEEEAYYGFDEEEKAFEISRDDDATWVLSGEKLMKLFNMTNFDRDESVMKFARQLRGMGVDEALRARGAKDGDLVRIGKFEFEFVD, from the coding sequence ATGAGTATGTTTTTAGATACAGCCAAGATTAAGGTCAAGGCTGGTAATGGTGGCGATGGCATGGTTGCCTTTCGCCGTGAAAAGTATGTCCCTAATGGCGGTCCTTGGGGTGGTGATGGTGGACGTGGAGGAAACGTTGTTTTCGTGGTAGACGAAGGCTTACGTACCTTGATGGATTTCCGCTATAACCGTCATTTCAAGGCTGATTCTGGTGAAAAAGGGATGACCAAAGGAATGCACGGACGTGGTGCAGAAGATCTTCGTGTTCGCGTACCACAGGGGACTACTGTACGTGATGCGGAAACAGGAAAAGTCATTACAGACTTGATTGAACATGGTCAAGAGTTTATCGTGGCTCATGGTGGTCGAGGTGGTCGTGGAAATATCCGTTTTGCCACTCCAAAAAATCCTGCACCTGAAATCTCTGAGAATGGAGAACCAGGACAAGAACGCGAGTTGCAACTGGAATTGAAAATCTTAGCGGATGTTGGCTTGGTCGGTTTCCCATCTGTTGGAAAATCAACTTTGCTTAGTGTCATCACTTCAGCTAAGCCCAAAATCGGTGCTTACCACTTTACGACGATTGTCCCAAATTTGGGTATGGTTCGTACACAGTCAGGTGAATCTTTTGCAGTAGCAGACCTTCCAGGTTTGATTGAAGGGGCCAGTCAAGGGGTTGGTCTTGGAACCCAGTTTCTTCGTCATATCGAACGCACTCGAGTTATCCTCCATGTCATCGATATGTCAGCTAGTGAAGGACGTGATCCTTATGAGGACTACCTTGCTATCAATAAGGAATTAGAATCCTATAACCTTCGTCTCATGGAACGTCCGCAGATCATCGTGGCTAACAAGATGGATATGCCTGAAAGTCAGGAAAATCTTAAAACTTTCAAGGAAAAGTTGGCAGCAAACTACGACGAGTTTGAGGAACTTCCAGCCATCTTCCCAATTTCTGGGTTGACCAAGCAAGGGTTGGCGACTCTTTTAGACGCGACAGCTGAATTGTTAGACAAGACTCCAGAATTCCCGATTTATGATGAATCAGATATGGAAGAAGAGGCTTACTATGGCTTTGACGAGGAAGAAAAAGCCTTTGAGATTAGTCGTGATGATGATGCGACATGGGTACTTTCTGGTGAAAAACTAATGAAACTCTTTAACATGACCAACTTTGACCGTGACGAATCGGTCATGAAGTTTGCCCGTCAGCTTCGTGGTATGGGGGTTGACGAAGCCCTTCGTGCACGTGGCGCCAAAGATGGCGACTTGGTCCGCATCGGTAAATTTGAGTTTGAATTTGTAGACTAG
- a CDS encoding membrane protein: protein MAFGDNGKRKKTLFEKVTLVVVLIMLFVTLAGIFATALGAFSRF, encoded by the coding sequence ATGGCTTTTGGAGATAACGGAAAACGTAAAAAAACATTGTTTGAAAAGGTGACACTTGTTGTCGTGCTCATCATGTTGTTTGTAACCCTTGCTGGTATCTTTGCAACTGCGCTTGGAGCTTTTAGTAGATTCTAA
- a CDS encoding PspC family transcriptional regulator: MRSGKDQKIGGVCAGVAHYFDIDPTIVRVIWAVLAFCYGTGVLAYIILWLIAPVSTEY; encoded by the coding sequence ATGAGAAGCGGAAAAGATCAAAAAATTGGTGGAGTATGCGCAGGAGTTGCTCATTATTTTGATATTGATCCAACAATTGTTCGTGTCATTTGGGCTGTTCTTGCATTTTGTTATGGGACAGGAGTCCTTGCTTATATCATTTTATGGTTGATTGCACCAGTTTCAACAGAATATTAA
- a CDS encoding 1,2-diacylglycerol 3-glucosyltransferase — protein MRIGLFTDTYFPQVSGVATSIRTLKTELEKQGHAVFIFTTTDKDVNRYEDWQIIRIPSVPFFAFKDRRFAYRGFTKALEIAKQYQLDIIHTQTEFSLGLLGIWIARELKIPVIHTYHTQYEDYVHYIAKGMLIRPSMVKYLVRGFLHDVDGVICPSEIVRDLLSKYKVKVEKRVIPTGIELAKFERPEIKEENLQELRSKLGIQEGEKMLLSLSRISFEKNIQAVLAAFAQVLKEEDKVKLVVAGDGPYLDSLKEQAGKLNIQKHVIFTGMIAPSETALYYKAADFFISASTSETQGLTYLESLASGTPVIAHGNPYLENLINDKMFGTLYYGERELAGAILEALIATPDMSEQKLADKLYEISAENFGKRVHEFYLDAIISNNFEHELHDGQPVTQRFLKTILYLPQQAVTSPVKESKRILRASRKQLSSIRDYWRDEFK, from the coding sequence ATGCGAATTGGTTTATTTACAGATACCTATTTCCCTCAGGTTTCCGGGGTCGCGACTAGTATTCGGACTTTGAAAACTGAGCTTGAGAAGCAGGGGCATGCAGTTTTTATCTTTACAACAACTGATAAAGATGTGAATCGATACGAGGATTGGCAAATTATTCGCATTCCAAGTGTCCCTTTCTTTGCATTTAAGGATCGACGATTTGCCTACCGAGGTTTTACAAAGGCGCTTGAAATTGCCAAGCAGTATCAACTCGATATCATTCATACCCAGACAGAATTTTCTCTTGGTTTGTTAGGGATTTGGATTGCGAGAGAATTGAAAATTCCAGTTATTCATACCTACCATACCCAGTATGAAGACTATGTGCATTACATTGCTAAGGGCATGCTAATTCGTCCGAGTATGGTAAAATATTTGGTGCGAGGCTTTCTTCATGATGTAGATGGCGTAATTTGCCCTAGTGAGATTGTTCGTGACCTTTTATCGAAATACAAAGTTAAGGTTGAAAAGCGTGTCATCCCAACTGGAATTGAGCTGGCTAAGTTTGAACGACCTGAGATCAAAGAGGAAAACTTGCAAGAACTTCGTTCGAAGTTAGGTATTCAGGAAGGCGAGAAAATGCTACTGAGCCTTTCTCGTATCTCCTTTGAAAAGAATATCCAAGCAGTCTTAGCTGCCTTTGCGCAGGTTTTGAAAGAAGAAGACAAGGTGAAGTTAGTTGTTGCTGGAGACGGACCTTATCTGGACAGTCTGAAAGAACAAGCAGGGAAATTAAACATACAAAAACATGTGATTTTTACAGGTATGATTGCTCCAAGTGAGACAGCCTTGTACTATAAAGCAGCTGATTTCTTTATTTCAGCATCTACGAGTGAAACTCAGGGTTTAACCTATCTAGAAAGTCTAGCCAGTGGAACGCCTGTTATCGCTCATGGCAATCCCTATCTTGAAAATCTGATCAATGATAAAATGTTTGGGACCCTCTACTATGGAGAACGAGAGCTTGCAGGAGCTATCCTTGAAGCATTGATTGCTACTCCTGATATGTCTGAACAAAAGTTGGCGGATAAGTTGTACGAGATTTCGGCTGAAAATTTTGGGAAACGAGTTCATGAGTTTTACCTTGATGCCATTATCTCAAATAACTTTGAACATGAGCTACATGATGGACAACCTGTCACTCAGCGCTTCTTAAAAACGATTCTCTATCTACCTCAACAGGCTGTAACAAGCCCAGTAAAAGAATCCAAGCGTATTTTAAGAGCGTCTCGAAAACAATTGTCTAGCATCAGAGATTATTGGAGAGACGAATTCAAATAA